From one Onychomys torridus chromosome 12, mOncTor1.1, whole genome shotgun sequence genomic stretch:
- the LOC118594176 gene encoding olfactory receptor 5AC1-like yields MMEGNRTLLTEFVLRGITDRPELQVPLFLVFFFIYIVTMVGNLGLIFLIWKDPHLHTPMYLFLRNLAFTDACISSTVTPKMLMKFLNKNDMISLGECFSQFYFFCSSATTECFLLVAMAYDRYVAICNPLLYLVVMSKRLCTVLISMSYIIGFVNCGFNVGLLFRLTFCKSNVIDHFYCEVLSLYTVSCTDPSLNALIVFICASSIQISTSVTIVGSYAHVLFAVLNMKSERSRKKAFFTCSSHLLSVSLFYGTLLFMYVSPGSAPGKQQDKMYSLFYTIVIPLLNPFIYSLRNKEVLGALKKVIKL; encoded by the coding sequence ATGATGGAAGGAAACAGGACCCTGTTGACTGAGTTTGTTCTCAGAGGAATAACAGATCGTCCAGAGCTACAAGTCCCCCTCTTCCTGGTGTTCTTCTTCATCTATATTGTCACCATGGTGGGCAACCTTGGCTTAATCTTTCTCATCTGGAAGGATCCCCATCTTCACACTCCCATGTACCTTTTCCTTAGAAATTTAGCCTTTACTGATGCCTGTATTTCATCCACAGTGACTCCAAAGATgcttatgaaatttttaaataagaatgacATGATATCCCTGGGTGAGTGTTTctcccaattttattttttttgttcaaGTGCAACTACAGAATGTTTCCTCCTGGTAGcgatggcctatgaccgctatgtagcCATATGCAACCCTCTGCTCTATCTTGTGGTGATGTCCAAAAGACTCTGCACTGTGTTAATAAGTATGTCATATATAATTGGTTTTGTAAACTGTGGATTTAATGTAGGGTTATTATTTAGATTGACTTTCTGTAAGTCCAATGTAATTGACCATTTCTACTGTGAAGTCTTGTCACTCTATACAGTCTCTTGCACAGATCCATCTCTTAATGCATTGATCGTTTTTATTTGTGCTTCTTCCATACAAATCAGCACCTCTGTGACCATTGTAGGCTCTTATGCCCATGTCCTATTTGCTGTTCTGAACATGAAGTCTGAGAGGAGCAGAAAGAAAGCCTTCTTCACCTGCAGTTCCcacctgctctctgtctctttgttctaTGGCACTCTCCTCTTCATGTATGTGAGtcctgggtctgcaccaggtaaACAACAGGATAAAATGTATTCACTGTTCTACACCATTGTGATACCTCTGCTAAACCCCTTTATTTACAGCTTAAGAAACAAGGAAGTTTTGGGTGCTCTGAAAAaagtgataaaattataa